One Babylonia areolata isolate BAREFJ2019XMU chromosome 20, ASM4173473v1, whole genome shotgun sequence DNA segment encodes these proteins:
- the LOC143294819 gene encoding mucin-13-like isoform X1: protein MWVSPVFFFFVILTDASGQTTTSTEATRRRSPFRWSANGDGDSTPPFTNNMRALSDGAVPPQSQGQGHNDVTTPPGGARQCDVSTHSGCKVEKFERCLEPGFCGCLKGYIRKDSGDCVAAQFFHGQLSVVDTDPDQILTAGSAGYNTLVVEITTVVLRALTSQEARGVLHVQVTSVSRENGRLLIGWEVAVTAASNWHAEKLTRVYNEGIVNMSYVDPKNRLLKLNGSDLVLGHNDTLSAFLKPISEFSHCVDKQHNYCDVNANCVHSLGSFTCTCRQGFDDVSPDVRDTPGERCTESCSCENDGACKRDSSGNKYCECPDWYIGSNCETNGKDILIITVCVVGALVVLVVVLCLVRHCLAKRSRRKSGGGGSGVGGVGGGGSTVGVGSSLDTSLVKLPRVWMDAPRFYDPPPRDKRRWSFVSDPVKYLDEYTMDDYVHAGTLPLPRSHDAKKKYYAAYPMGTTNHGYSTLTLPARPFPRY from the exons ATGTGGGTCTCccctgtgttctttttctttgtcatccTTACAG ACGCCAGCGGACAAACGACGACATCCACAGAAGCCACCCGCCGCCGAAGTCCTTTCCGATGGTCTGCGAACGGCGACGGCGACTCCACTCCCCCCTTCACCAACAACATGCGTGCCCTGTCTGACGGCGCTGTTCCTCCTCAGTCCCAAGGTCAAGGACATAATGACGTCACTACTCCGCCAGGCGGCGCTCGGCAGTGTGACGTCAGCACGCACAGCGGGTGCAAGGTGGAGAAGTTCGAGAGGTGTCTGGAGCCAGGGTTCTGTGGCTGTCTGAAAGGGTACATCAGGAAGGATAGCGGGGACTGTgttg cCGCCCAGTTCTTCCACGGTCAACTCAGCGTGGTGGACACCGATCCTGACCAGATACTGACCGCAGGCAGCGCTGGGTACAACACGCTCGTTGTAGAAATCACCACAGTG GTCCTCCGAGCTTTGACCAGCCAGGAGGCGCGAGGGGTGCTACACGTGCAGGTGACGTCAGTGTCACGTGAGAATGGGCGCCTGCTGATTGGCTGGGAAGTGGCCGTGACGGCCGCCTCCAACTGGCACGCGGAGAAACTGACGAGGGTTTACAACGAGGGCATCGTCAACATGTCTTACGTGGACCCCAAGAACAGGCTGCTCAAGCTGAACGGTTCGGACTTGGTGCTGGGCCACAATGACACCTTGTCGGCCTTTCTCAAACCCATCAGCG AGTTCAGTCACTGTGTGGACAAGCAGCACAACTACTGTGACGTCAACGCAAACTGTGTGCACAGTCTGGGGTCTTTCACGTGCACCTGCCGACAGGGCTTCGATGACGTCTCACCTGACGTCAGAGACACACCGGGAGAACGCTGCACAG AGTCGTGCAGCTGTGAGAACGATGGGGCTTGCAAGCGGGATTCGTCAGGAAATAAATACTGCGA GTGTCCTGACTGGTACATCGGCAGCAACTGTGAAACCAACGGAAAAG ATATCCTGATCAtcacggtgtgtgtggtgggggcgctggtggtgctggttgtggtgctGTGCCTGGTGAGGCACTGCCTGGCCAAGAGATCACG cAGGAAGTCGGGTGGCGGGGGAAGCGGGgtcgggggtgtagggggtggcgGCAGCACTGTCGGGGTGGGCAGCAGCCTGGACACCAGCCTGGTCAAGCTACCCCGGGTGTGGATGGACGCACCCCGATTCTACGACCCTCCCCCGCGCGACAAGCGGCGTTGGAGCTTTGTGTCGGACCCCGTGAAGTACCTGGATGAATAC acgATGGATGACTATGTGCACGCCGGCACGCTGCCTCTGCCCCGGTCTCACGACGCCAAGAAAAAGTACTACGCTGCCTACCCCATGGGCACCACG AATCACGGGTACAGCACCCTGACTCTCCCGGCCCGGCCCTTCCCACGGTACTag
- the LOC143294819 gene encoding mucin-13-like isoform X2 yields MWVSPVFFFFVILTDASGQTTTSTEATRRRSPFRWSANGDGDSTPPFTNNMRALSDGAVPPQSQGQGHNDVTTPPGGARQCDVSTHSGCKVEKFERCLEPGFCGCLKGYIRKDSGDCVAAQFFHGQLSVVDTDPDQILTAGSAGYNTLVVEITTVVLRALTSQEARGVLHVQVTSVSRENGRLLIGWEVAVTAASNWHAEKLTRVYNEGIVNMSYVDPKNRLLKLNGSDLVLGHNDTLSAFLKPISEFSHCVDKQHNYCDVNANCVHSLGSFTCTCRQGFDDVSPDVRDTPGERCTESCSCENDGACKRDSSGNKYCECPDWYIGSNCETNGKDILIITVCVVGALVVLVVVLCLVRHCLAKRSRKSGGGGSGVGGVGGGGSTVGVGSSLDTSLVKLPRVWMDAPRFYDPPPRDKRRWSFVSDPVKYLDEYTMDDYVHAGTLPLPRSHDAKKKYYAAYPMGTTNHGYSTLTLPARPFPRY; encoded by the exons ATGTGGGTCTCccctgtgttctttttctttgtcatccTTACAG ACGCCAGCGGACAAACGACGACATCCACAGAAGCCACCCGCCGCCGAAGTCCTTTCCGATGGTCTGCGAACGGCGACGGCGACTCCACTCCCCCCTTCACCAACAACATGCGTGCCCTGTCTGACGGCGCTGTTCCTCCTCAGTCCCAAGGTCAAGGACATAATGACGTCACTACTCCGCCAGGCGGCGCTCGGCAGTGTGACGTCAGCACGCACAGCGGGTGCAAGGTGGAGAAGTTCGAGAGGTGTCTGGAGCCAGGGTTCTGTGGCTGTCTGAAAGGGTACATCAGGAAGGATAGCGGGGACTGTgttg cCGCCCAGTTCTTCCACGGTCAACTCAGCGTGGTGGACACCGATCCTGACCAGATACTGACCGCAGGCAGCGCTGGGTACAACACGCTCGTTGTAGAAATCACCACAGTG GTCCTCCGAGCTTTGACCAGCCAGGAGGCGCGAGGGGTGCTACACGTGCAGGTGACGTCAGTGTCACGTGAGAATGGGCGCCTGCTGATTGGCTGGGAAGTGGCCGTGACGGCCGCCTCCAACTGGCACGCGGAGAAACTGACGAGGGTTTACAACGAGGGCATCGTCAACATGTCTTACGTGGACCCCAAGAACAGGCTGCTCAAGCTGAACGGTTCGGACTTGGTGCTGGGCCACAATGACACCTTGTCGGCCTTTCTCAAACCCATCAGCG AGTTCAGTCACTGTGTGGACAAGCAGCACAACTACTGTGACGTCAACGCAAACTGTGTGCACAGTCTGGGGTCTTTCACGTGCACCTGCCGACAGGGCTTCGATGACGTCTCACCTGACGTCAGAGACACACCGGGAGAACGCTGCACAG AGTCGTGCAGCTGTGAGAACGATGGGGCTTGCAAGCGGGATTCGTCAGGAAATAAATACTGCGA GTGTCCTGACTGGTACATCGGCAGCAACTGTGAAACCAACGGAAAAG ATATCCTGATCAtcacggtgtgtgtggtgggggcgctggtggtgctggttgtggtgctGTGCCTGGTGAGGCACTGCCTGGCCAAGAGATCACG GAAGTCGGGTGGCGGGGGAAGCGGGgtcgggggtgtagggggtggcgGCAGCACTGTCGGGGTGGGCAGCAGCCTGGACACCAGCCTGGTCAAGCTACCCCGGGTGTGGATGGACGCACCCCGATTCTACGACCCTCCCCCGCGCGACAAGCGGCGTTGGAGCTTTGTGTCGGACCCCGTGAAGTACCTGGATGAATAC acgATGGATGACTATGTGCACGCCGGCACGCTGCCTCTGCCCCGGTCTCACGACGCCAAGAAAAAGTACTACGCTGCCTACCCCATGGGCACCACG AATCACGGGTACAGCACCCTGACTCTCCCGGCCCGGCCCTTCCCACGGTACTag